A window from Solanum stenotomum isolate F172 chromosome 7, ASM1918654v1, whole genome shotgun sequence encodes these proteins:
- the LOC125869793 gene encoding uncharacterized protein LOC125869793 — protein sequence MGGVEFEGTVDPTDAEQWLDRMERVFEQLECSDVAKFKYAISLLQKYAYDWWVSVPNVKVKPLVLTWDDFLREFRMKYVPPAYCDAKRKESLNLRQRGMPIAEYQQKFLRLSRYAGGIIKEEKDKCKKFEDGLNDSIRKNVTILQHENFCKLVSAAFTWE from the coding sequence atgggtGGAGTGGAGTTTGAAGGCACCGTTGATCCCACAGATGCTGAACAATGGCTGGATCGCATGGAGAGGGTATTTGAGCAGTTAGAGTGTTCAGATGTTGCCAAATTTAAGTATGCTATTTCACTATTACAAAAATATGCTTACGATTGGTGGGTAAGTGTTCCAAATGTGAAGGTAAAACCTCTTGTTCTTACTTGGGATGATTTTCTTAGGGAATTTCGTATGAAGTATGTCCCACCTGCTTATTGTGATGCAAAGAGAAAGGAGTCTCTGAATTTAAGGCAGCGAGGTATGCCTATTGCTGAGTACCAACAAAAGTTTCTAAGACTCTCTCGTTATGCTGGAGGTattattaaagaagaaaaagacaaGTGTAAGAAGTTTGAAGATGGTTTAAATGATTCCATTAGAAAGAATGTGACGATCCTGCAACAtgagaacttttgtaagttagtgTCTGCTGCTTTTACTTGGGAGTGA